Genomic window (Sulfurovum sp. NBC37-1):
AGGGTGTCATTTCCCTCTTCGACAATGACCTTAAAAATACCAAGATCGCCCTGATGTGCCGCCTGCTGAACAAGCATCTCAAGCTTGTCATCAAATCAACGACCCCCAGTCAAACAGAACACCTGCATAATCTCGGCATCCGCTATATAGAGGATCCATTTCGGTTTGTTTCAAACCGTTTCTATCTTGCTCTGACCTCTACGGACCTTTGGCTGCTGGAAATGTGGATCTTCGGGCACATTCTCAAAATAAGAGATCGTGAAATACTGCCGAAGGGCGACTATATACTTTGCGGTTACGGCCGGATGGGTCAGGCACTCGGTGAAGCATTGAAAAAAGCAGATATCCCCTATACCTACATCGATCTCAAAACCTCTGAATACAAAAGTAAAAAACAAAGTGCCATATTCGGGGATGCGGAAGATCATGATATTCTGCTCCAGGCAGGCGTAAAGAAAGCATCGGTCATCATCGCTGCCACCAAGGACGATCTGATCAACCTGACCATTCTCTCCACCGCAAAAAAATTCAATAAACATATCTATACCATTGCGAGAGAAAATACACTGGACGATCTCAGCATTTTCAAATCGGCACGCATCAACCGTGTCTACATTCTGGAACAGATCCTTTCAGAATTCACCTACCTCTTTATCGCCCGTCCTCTTGCCTATAAATTTGTAAGGCTGATTCACAGTCAGCATGAAATGTGGGGGAAGAGACTGGTAGAACGAATGCAGAAAAAAATAGGAGACAATCCGAAACATTTTGAGATCACTGTCAGCAAAGAACAGACTTATGCACTCTATCATGAACTGACCAGGGGAACGGTGATCACACTGGAGACGCTAAAACGTTCAAGGGAAAATTACCGAAAACCGTTGAAACTGATCTTTCTTCTTGCCGTCGATGACACTTCCGTCAACTTGCTTCCGGAAGATGATCTGATACTCAAGCCCGGAATGCAGTTTCTCATTGCATCTACTTCCGAAGCCCAAAGTGACTTTGAATACATTACCAACAATTATTACGAACTTTACTATGTTATGACAGGCAAAGAGAAAGAATTTGGTTTACGGCAGCATAATCATTAGGGCACTTCTTCACAGATATACCAGATACGGTTCTTTTCCATTCAGAACCGAAGTTGTTCCGCTTCTTTTCTCTCTTTCTGTGCCTTATTCCAGAAGAATTCTTTCTGTTTTAGCCAATGTTCAAGCGTATAGTCCAGGTCCGGCCAGTCTGCTGCCATATTGGCATACATCCAGACTAGATCGAGAGGAGACTTTTGAAATACCTCTTCAAAGCTCTTACCCTTGTATTTACCAAAAGTAATTTTTTCAAGCATCATAGGTTCAGCAGTAAGTGAAACTAAAGCATCAATGCCTCCCTCCACCCTTTCCAACAGCTCTTCAAAAAGAACATAATGCCATAAAGCATCACTGAGTGCATCATGCGCATCAAGATTGCTTAAGCCGATCTGTTTTGCGATGGCTTCTGCTTTTTGGGTCAGCTTGTACCGGGTAATGAGGTCTTCCAGTTTATAACTGCCCGCCTCTTTCAAGAGCAGTCTGGCACACTTGTCCGTATCGACCTTCTGCATCTCCAATATAAGCTCTTCATGCTCCAGCATGGCAACATCAAGTTCATTACCATGCGCAATGAAATAGTTGGCAGGGCTGTTCCCTTTTTCAAGTTCTATGAATGCATCCGTCTCATAGGGCCAGTATTTGTCTTCGAGCATGGCGTTAGTGATGTTGTGTATAGCTACCACCGTATCGTTCATCTCTATATCGGTATAGCAGAGGTCATTGAACGCTTCTATTTTGTCACCCTGAACTTTTAGGAAGGCAAGCTGAATGAGCCTGTCGTTCTTCAGGTCAACACCTGTCGATTCTACGTCAACAAAATAGAGTGTGGGGGTCATTGGGGTTCCTTTAGTGTTTTGGTAACTATTTCTATATACTTAACCGTCCGTATACTGTCTGCTCGTATATTGGACGTCATTCTAAAAGTCATGCATCGCCCGTGAAAGCATCTGCTGCCTGTTCAAGAAGCACTTCTCGTACATCTCCCGCTCCATATACTTTTTAAGCACCTTTTTTGGAACGACAAAAGAAGGAAGCCCGGACGATCCCGGTGCGATCTCGTATTTGCCGTACTGTATCAGAAGCCCTTCGTCCGTGATGGCGAAGTAACCAGGCTGCCTGAAGTTCAGCAACTGTTCCGTCACTTTGAAGTGTGAGAGAAAACCCTCATCGGCGATCTCTTTGACCACACGTTTGAGCACATACAGATCAAATGCCATACTGTGGCCGAACAGCTCTTCCCAGTCAAGGCGCATGCCATAGTCCCTGTCGTAAACGTAATGGGAGTTATTCCCGTTTCCGTGAGCCGCCCCCGCGCCGTACTGGTACTGCGAAACTTCTATAGTGGCGATATTTTCACCCAGGTACTCGAGGCTCTCTTCATAGTTGTATTCGCTGACATGCACATCTTCCATCCTGCATTCCGTCAGATTGGTCTCTACCAGATACGTTTCATCTACCGGCGGAACAGAAAGTGTATCGCTGAGGATGTCTCCGAGCATGAACTCCCGGTGTCTGATCAGCTGTAGTCTCTGTGAAGGGGTGATATAGCTGTATGCTTCGCAGGCTTTGCCGTCTTCCTCTTTTGTGTCGGTAAAGCGGAGGAGTTTTTTCGTGCCGACTCTGTAAGTTTTTGCCGTATCAACGGTGTAATCTGCATACGCATTGGTCCCCATAGCTATCATAAAAGCAACAGTGATATATGAAAGCATTTTCCTTTTCATGGGGAACTCCTTGTGCATTTTACACTACCTCCGGCACTTTTGCGAATCGCTGCTCTCGAGATACTGTAATGTACCCTCCCCTATTACTTGCGTTGTACATTGTTACTTACACGTTCCTCATTTTGTTCTTCCAGTAATTTATCCACGCTCTTCTTAATTCGTATTTACTTACATTTTTATATTTTTTTGGCAAATTTCTTCTAAGTCGCATATAGGCTTTGTTGGAAAGATTTTTATTTTTCATAATACACATAAAACCTGTCGCCCCCTGCTGATGACAACCATATACGGTAAAAGCATCCGGCTTGAACCCGTATTTTTTGAGGTTTTTTATGTTATCTTCCAGTAGCGCTGTAAAGATCTTGTCCTGATTTTCTGGTTTTTTCCATTCTCGGTGAGGTATATTGAGTTTTCTGGTGTAATGTTTTGCAGTCTTCGGCATGATCTGGTATTTCCCGTAAGCACCTGAACTTTTGTTTACCGTTGTGTATTTACCATGGGGTGTTTCAACTTTCACGATCTTTGTTTTGATCTTCTCAAGTGAAGGCTCCCCGCACCCTGACAGTATGATGGCAAAAAGAATTCCGGTTAATAAAAACAAATATTTCCTCATTTTACAATAATCTCCCTCTTCCTAAATAGTATATAGTATAGTATATTCTATAATATTAAGTATAGCACTTTTCAGAAGAAAATAGAAGGGTATTTCATAAAAATAGCTTTTCAAAGAAGATCTTAGGTTAAATTTGCATCCAAAAAAAGCAATAAAATTCTCCACAATTGGGAAAATCTGTCGTTAGTCTCCTACATGACAGGCAGTAGTTTCGATGGCTGTGCAGATGCAACCTGTGTAATCCGATGCAAATGAGCCGATTCGATATAACGTTTTTTCGATTCAAGCTCCCGAATATTCTGCTCCAGTGCGGAGATCTTCCGTGTGATCGGTTCGATCTTGAGTAAAAGGTTCTGTTTTTCAAGTTCGTAGTCCAGGAGTGTCAGTTCAAAATCCTCTATTTCCGTCTGTAATCTGTCCAGTTCTATACGTCTGTTTTGAAGAACGCCCCTACTCTCTTCGGAATGGCCCAGATTCTTCAACTCGTCTTCAAGTTCGGAAGCGACCACTGTTTTTTGGATATACTGATCTGTAAGACGCTGAAGAAGGCGCAAGGCATACTCTGCCTCTTTTTCCACCGCTATCAGGGTATCATCGTACGGCTCTTTTTGTTTGAGCAGCATCTCAAGTTCAATGCGGGCATTATCGATCTTGTGTGTGTAGCTGTGAAGCTCCTGGGCATAATCGGCTATATTCTCTTTGTATCGGTTGTCAAGCGCACTGAGCGCTATGGCCACTTTAGCCACAGTCTGCTCGGAGAGCTCATCATGCTTTTCTATGGAAATATCGGCATTTTTTTTAATGGACATATGTTCATGTTGAGCCATAGTCTCTCCTATACTTCTTCACCAAGCCGGCCTTGTGCCGCTTGACGCTTCTTCTGAAGTTCTTCGATCTTGCTGACGACCTGATTTTTTGTTCCCTCTTTCAGTTTGAGCTCCAGGTTTTCGATCGTGTGTGCCTGTTTCAATATCTCTTTTTCAAATTCCCGCTCTCTTTGCAGATGACGTTGTTCATTTTCCATATTGTCCTGGCTTAACTGTAGTATCTTCTCTTCTTTTTCCTGCAACAACTGTCTGTCTCTGGCCCTTCCTCTCATCAGTATGATACTGATGCCCGCCAGCAATAAAAACAGAGAGACCGTACCTGTATAGAGTGAAGTCTGATAGATCGGTGTTTCTGCTGCCTGTACCGTATGTACAACAAGAAAAAGCATAAGTAGTTGTTTCATAGATCATTCCTTAGGATTATAGTACTGCGTATGGTAAGATATAACTACTTAAGGGGAGCTCTAATAATGGGGGATATGATTGATGTTTAAAGGATATAAGTCTATATTGTTTTGGAGTATGAGTACTTTGGGTTTTTTTCATCTAATTCGGCTGATCCAGTATCCCGTCTTTGATGTATCCTTGAAGTACTTTGATCCTTTGTTCTGTTAAAGATAGCATTTCCATACTCCACAGTAAGGAATTCATAGATCCATAGTTTCCTGGTTGATCTGCATATGTTAGTATCATTTTGACTTCGGCATCTCTAAACTTTATCCAGGCTTTTTGGGCGACTATTAGGTTAGAAGTAAAAGTTTTATCTTTCTTATGAATATCAAGCAACTGCTTATATGTAGTATTTAAAAGCCTATTGGCTTTATGATAATCCTCAGCTGCACATATATTCATGGCAGATTGAATACCTTTATTGGCGGCATCCATATCACAATGTGTTTCAGCATAAGAATTTACACCAAAACTCAAAAATACTATCATAAAGAAAAAAAGATTTGGTATCTGTGTATACTTTTTACTTAAAATCAACAAAATATTCAACTCCATTTTACAGTGACTGTGCGAACTCCATTACTTTTTCGACTACTCCAGATTTTGATTTCTGTAACATTGTTTCAAGATATTCTACAAATGCATCAGACAAGCTACTATATCGTCACTTTCTTGATATAACCTAATAGCGAATGATTTGATTTGTTCTCGTAACGTTTTCAAAACAAACAACTTTTAAGAGGCATTTTGAGAATATTTTCTTCTCTGAAATGCCTAGTTGAGGGAAAACTATAGATATTAAAAGTATACTTTTATATAATTAAATAAAAATTCTGAAATACCAAGTATATAAAACTATAAAAGTATAATTTTATAGACAATTAAGCTAAGATACTCTAAAATTATATTTATATAGTTTTATGGAGTCATAATGTCTAAAGGCAAACAGGTAAAACCCCTACCCTCACCGGATCTGAATCAGGCACTTTCCCTCGAACTCATAGGGAAAGCCATTAAAGCCCGACGTACCCAACAAAGGCTTGATACCAAAACAGCAGCGATGCTTTGTGATGTATCGGTCGTGACACTCAGCAAGATCGAAAATGCTTCTAAAGGTGTACGTATGGACTCTGTGCTCAAAGTTATGGCGGCACTGGGTATTAAAATGCACATAAGCCCTTGGGAGAGTGAGGATGAATAAACTTCCTGTACATTTGAATAACTCAGCGATAGGAACGCTCAGTATTGAAGGAAAAGATGAACGCTACCAATTTGAATATACAGATGAATGGAAAGCGTTGGGTTATGAGATCTCCCCTCACCTCACCTTCAATGAACCTATCTCATCGGGAGTCATCAAAAGGTTTCTTGAAAATCTGCTTCCTGAAGGAAAAGGACTGGATGATCTAACTTCCTTTACGCATATCTCTAAAAACAATATCTTCGGACTTATCCAGACTATGGGGTTTGAGACTTCCGGTGCACTGCGCTTTGGTGGAACAGATAAAGATGCAACTCCCCTATTCCGTCCTATTACAGAGATAGAACTCACACAGCGCATTGATGAGATAGAGAGTAAAAGTATTATCATCTGGGATAAAAAACAAAGGCTCAGTCTTGCCGGGGTTCAGGAAAAACTACCTGTGCTGCTCAAAGACGGAGAATTGGAACTGGCAGACGGAGCGCTCAGCTCTACACACATTCTAAAATTCCAGACTAAAAGAAATGAAAATATTGTCATTAACGAATACTTCTGTATGTCTCTTGCCAAAACAGCCGGATTAAACGTCGCAGAAGTAAGTTTACGAAAGTATGGTGAGCACCCTGTACTTGTGGTGGAACGTTTTGACAGGGTAATAAGTGGTGATACCGTTAAAAGAGTGCACATTATAGATGGCTGCCAAATGTTAGACCTGCCTTCCTCTTACAAGTATGAAAGAAACTTCGGTTCCGGTCGTGATGTAGAGAACATAAGAGAAGGTGCCAGCTTTGCTAAACTCTTCGAAGCAACAGATCTCTGTGAAATCCCTGCCACTGCAAAACTACAACTTCTTGACTGGGCAATCTATACGCTTATCATAGGTAATGCAGATGCACACGGTAAGAACATTTCATTCTTTGTTAACAAGTCAGGCATCACGGTAGCCCCTTATTATGATATGCTCTCCATCATTATGCATGAAGGTATTGACCATGAACTGGCAATGGCATGCGGAGATGAGTTTGATGCAGACAAGATACTGGGTTATCCTCTTAGAGCATTTGCAGAGGAGACAGGATTGAATCCCAGGCTTGTTTCTACACGTATAAAAATTGTATGCAAAAATGTACAAAACGCTCTGGATAGCCATAAGATTGATATGACGCTTTTTACAAATAAGGAGAAAGTGTTTACAGATGAGCTTCAGCTGCTTGTATTAAAGAGGATAGATGCTTTGCTATTGTCTGCTGATGAAATGTTGAAGGTGAGTTATGCGTAGTTAGCTATTTCAATCAAGACATTTTGCTGAATGTTATTTCTAATATTTTATTGAAGTTGTAAATTTTTCAAGATTTTGATGTAATTAAGTGGCTCCGGCACGAGGATTCGAACCTCGGACCAAATGATTAACAGTCATCTACTCTACCGCTGAGCTATGCCGGAACAATGGTTGAAAGAAGCGAGTGCTTGTTTCGTGGATGAGATTATAGACAAAAAGTCCTTTAATGTCAAGAGTTTTTTAAACTTTTTTGTAAAATTTTACACCATTTGTCTCTACAAGCTTGATTTTGTGTTTATGCAGAAGATTTTCAACCCGTTTTTGGCTCTCTTCATCAAAAAGTACTTCTATATCTTCCTGTGTCAAAGGACGTTTGGAAAGGGTTTCGAGTATCTCTTCATAGGAGTAGCTCTCCGGGGAAGCATCTGTTTTTTTGCGTGAGGCGATGTAGACCGGCAGGCTGCTGTCGAAGAAATGGCTGATCTTCAGGAGTTCTTCATAGCTGACAGGCTTGACATCAAATGCCGGAGGTCTGTCTATAGTGCCTATGTCGATGCGGGTCGGTCGAAGTTTCAAAAGGAACTCATTAAGCTTGGCTATCTCCTCTTGGGAGTCATTGAGTGTCTTGACGATAAGTATCTCTATGACAAGCGGTCCAAGGTACCTTTTTTTGAATGTCAGCATCCCCACTTTGATCTTTTCTACATCGATACCGGAATGGGAACGGTCCAGCTTTTTGAGGCACTTCTGAGTAGCACAGTCCAGGGAGAGCTTGACCTCATCGAGCTTCAGCAGGGCATCCTGTACTTTCGGGTCGTCAATGGTTGCAGCATTGCTCAGGATGAGTGTTTTGGTATGGCCTTTGATCTTGTTGATCTCATCTATCAGCTCTGAAAGGTGAGGATACAGTGTAGGTTCGCCGTTTGCTGTGATGGTCAGAAAATCAATATCTTTATGTTCCTGCAATCCTTTTTTGATGGCATCAATGATCTCTTCGACACGCAGTACCTCATCCTGCCCCGCCATGGTCTTTGCAGGGTCAAGCTCACAGTAGAGACAGTCAAAATTGCACTGCTTTTTGCCCGGGCTAAGGTCCACACCGAGCGATTTACCAAAACGGCGGGAGTGGATTGGTCCGAAGATGATGTTGTTCATGGGTTTCCTTTATAACTGCTATTATACTCTCAATGTTTTTAAGTTCTTTTCTATAGTCTCTATCGTCTTTTTTAAGATATCCAACTCTTTGGCTATCTCTTGCCATCTGCTTACGCCGTAACGTACTTCCTCATAAATCTGTGCTGCTTCTTTGATGCCATGCTTTTTGCCCAACTCCAGCAACTCTTTTTTGGAAGGGTTTTTCCCATTTCCAAGATACATCGTGCTGTGCTCGCCACCGGGACCGTAGGAGAAAGTGGCATCATAGAGTGGTGAGAGCCTCCATCTTCCTTTTTCATCCATGAGAAAGGAGAAGTTCTTGGCATGGTCATCACGGTTATGGCTGAGCAGGTTGAAACATGCCAGGCGGTACATCTTTTTTTGCTCTTGTACATTTTTGGTGAGGTGTAGTGTCAGACTTAGCAAGTCATCATAGTCAAGTGTCGGGTACCTGAAGTCACTATGCGTCAGCCCTGCTACAGAGTGCATATGCATCCTGTTGTCTCCTACTCTGTCAAATCGCTCACAGGCAAAGTAGCTTCTGTTCTTACCTTGAAGCAGTGCCGTTTTTGGTACTTCAAGCCCAGCTTCTTTTGCCATACGTGCATACACATATTCTATAGCACCTATCTCACGGCTGTCTGTAGAGGAGGCAAATTTCACCATATAGTGAGAAAAACCCTCTTTTAGTTTTTGTCGCCCATGAATGATCTGCTTTTTGTCGTCACTGAGCTGTACCAACACCTTAGGTCTTGCCCCTGCTGACGAGCCTCCCAAAAGAAGTAGCTCATCGACCATCTCATCACTACTTCCCTCTAGTATCTCTTCGGAATGCTCTGCCAACTCATCCAGCACTATCTGTTCAGGTAAATGCCCTACCTCTACCTCAGATTCATAACTCAATGCTCCCATAGCATGCGTGCCTACATAGGTCAGTCTATCCAGTGGACTCAAAGTATGCGGGTTCACTCCCAACCCTGCTAGATGCCTATCCATCAACAATCTTCCCCACCCATCAGGTAAAGAGTCTGCAAACACACCCCATAACCCCTCAAAAGGACTGTCATCACATCTTTGTAGTCCTGCTTTGAGTGAGAGTTTATAGGGTGAAAGTTCTATGCCTGTTTTTAGGAACTCTTTATCGTATTCGAAATAGATCTTTCGATCTTTTATGGCTAGGGTTCCTACTTTTTGGGTTTTTATTTGGGTTAGGTGGATGGTTAGTTTTTGAGTATTCACTAGATAACCTCTTTAACAAAAAAATGAGGAAACAAAGGCACTCTAAAATGTCTGCTTGATACTAAATAAAATATAGGAAAATTATTGTTATCTAAATCTATCAAATAATTTTTATTTACAAGTAATTCTATCATTTCAGCAAACTCCGATATATTTTCTTTTATTTGAATAGGTGCAAAAACATATCCTGACTCAACACTTGCTTTTTCTATATAAATAAATTGCTTTGTATCCTTATCAGGAAACCAAACTTGCAAAGTTGACTCTTTATACATCTCCTTAGAAAGATGTACAATATATTTGTAGTTTTCCAATAGTCCTAACTTAACACACCAAAATGCTAAAGTAGGCAATAAAATTGAAGTAGTTATATACTCATTTTTTTCTTTTGTTTCTCCAATATTTAACTCTACTAAATCCTCAAAGTTATTTGTATTTATGGGGAAATAACTCCCTCGCTGATATGCAAAATCTATATGTGACAG
Coding sequences:
- a CDS encoding potassium channel family protein — translated: MEGNNTIWIIIRRMRMPFLVIIITFAVSILGLTLIPGMDDQGKPYHMGFFDAFYFVSYMASTIGFGEAPYTFTYPQRLWVSFCIYLTVIGWFYGIGTIIALIQDQKLARELSIARFRNKISKISEPFIIILGYNNVTHKIIGWLNRAAIRVVVIDKNNEKINTLELENFIPEVPALTADVTQPEVLKLAGIHKKNCEGVISLFDNDLKNTKIALMCRLLNKHLKLVIKSTTPSQTEHLHNLGIRYIEDPFRFVSNRFYLALTSTDLWLLEMWIFGHILKIRDREILPKGDYILCGYGRMGQALGEALKKADIPYTYIDLKTSEYKSKKQSAIFGDAEDHDILLQAGVKKASVIIAATKDDLINLTILSTAKKFNKHIYTIARENTLDDLSIFKSARINRVYILEQILSEFTYLFIARPLAYKFVRLIHSQHEMWGKRLVERMQKKIGDNPKHFEITVSKEQTYALYHELTRGTVITLETLKRSRENYRKPLKLIFLLAVDDTSVNLLPEDDLILKPGMQFLIASTSEAQSDFEYITNNYYELYYVMTGKEKEFGLRQHNH
- a CDS encoding 3'-5' exonuclease, encoding MTPTLYFVDVESTGVDLKNDRLIQLAFLKVQGDKIEAFNDLCYTDIEMNDTVVAIHNITNAMLEDKYWPYETDAFIELEKGNSPANYFIAHGNELDVAMLEHEELILEMQKVDTDKCARLLLKEAGSYKLEDLITRYKLTQKAEAIAKQIGLSNLDAHDALSDALWHYVLFEELLERVEGGIDALVSLTAEPMMLEKITFGKYKGKSFEEVFQKSPLDLVWMYANMAADWPDLDYTLEHWLKQKEFFWNKAQKERKEAEQLRF
- a CDS encoding RsiV family protein, whose product is MKRKMLSYITVAFMIAMGTNAYADYTVDTAKTYRVGTKKLLRFTDTKEEDGKACEAYSYITPSQRLQLIRHREFMLGDILSDTLSVPPVDETYLVETNLTECRMEDVHVSEYNYEESLEYLGENIATIEVSQYQYGAGAAHGNGNNSHYVYDRDYGMRLDWEELFGHSMAFDLYVLKRVVKEIADEGFLSHFKVTEQLLNFRQPGYFAITDEGLLIQYGKYEIAPGSSGLPSFVVPKKVLKKYMEREMYEKCFLNRQQMLSRAMHDF
- a CDS encoding transglycosylase SLT domain-containing protein codes for the protein MFLLTGILFAIILSGCGEPSLEKIKTKIVKVETPHGKYTTVNKSSGAYGKYQIMPKTAKHYTRKLNIPHREWKKPENQDKIFTALLEDNIKNLKKYGFKPDAFTVYGCHQQGATGFMCIMKNKNLSNKAYMRLRRNLPKKYKNVSKYELRRAWINYWKNKMRNV
- a CDS encoding lysozyme inhibitor LprI family protein translates to MLILSKKYTQIPNLFFFMIVFLSFGVNSYAETHCDMDAANKGIQSAMNICAAEDYHKANRLLNTTYKQLLDIHKKDKTFTSNLIVAQKAWIKFRDAEVKMILTYADQPGNYGSMNSLLWSMEMLSLTEQRIKVLQGYIKDGILDQPN
- a CDS encoding helix-turn-helix domain-containing protein, with translation MSKGKQVKPLPSPDLNQALSLELIGKAIKARRTQQRLDTKTAAMLCDVSVVTLSKIENASKGVRMDSVLKVMAALGIKMHISPWESEDE
- a CDS encoding HipA domain-containing protein, which gives rise to MNKLPVHLNNSAIGTLSIEGKDERYQFEYTDEWKALGYEISPHLTFNEPISSGVIKRFLENLLPEGKGLDDLTSFTHISKNNIFGLIQTMGFETSGALRFGGTDKDATPLFRPITEIELTQRIDEIESKSIIIWDKKQRLSLAGVQEKLPVLLKDGELELADGALSSTHILKFQTKRNENIVINEYFCMSLAKTAGLNVAEVSLRKYGEHPVLVVERFDRVISGDTVKRVHIIDGCQMLDLPSSYKYERNFGSGRDVENIREGASFAKLFEATDLCEIPATAKLQLLDWAIYTLIIGNADAHGKNISFFVNKSGITVAPYYDMLSIIMHEGIDHELAMACGDEFDADKILGYPLRAFAEETGLNPRLVSTRIKIVCKNVQNALDSHKIDMTLFTNKEKVFTDELQLLVLKRIDALLLSADEMLKVSYA
- a CDS encoding radical SAM protein; this encodes MNNIIFGPIHSRRFGKSLGVDLSPGKKQCNFDCLYCELDPAKTMAGQDEVLRVEEIIDAIKKGLQEHKDIDFLTITANGEPTLYPHLSELIDEINKIKGHTKTLILSNAATIDDPKVQDALLKLDEVKLSLDCATQKCLKKLDRSHSGIDVEKIKVGMLTFKKRYLGPLVIEILIVKTLNDSQEEIAKLNEFLLKLRPTRIDIGTIDRPPAFDVKPVSYEELLKISHFFDSSLPVYIASRKKTDASPESYSYEEILETLSKRPLTQEDIEVLFDEESQKRVENLLHKHKIKLVETNGVKFYKKV
- a CDS encoding type II toxin-antitoxin system HipA family toxin; the protein is MNTQKLTIHLTQIKTQKVGTLAIKDRKIYFEYDKEFLKTGIELSPYKLSLKAGLQRCDDSPFEGLWGVFADSLPDGWGRLLMDRHLAGLGVNPHTLSPLDRLTYVGTHAMGALSYESEVEVGHLPEQIVLDELAEHSEEILEGSSDEMVDELLLLGGSSAGARPKVLVQLSDDKKQIIHGRQKLKEGFSHYMVKFASSTDSREIGAIEYVYARMAKEAGLEVPKTALLQGKNRSYFACERFDRVGDNRMHMHSVAGLTHSDFRYPTLDYDDLLSLTLHLTKNVQEQKKMYRLACFNLLSHNRDDHAKNFSFLMDEKGRWRLSPLYDATFSYGPGGEHSTMYLGNGKNPSKKELLELGKKHGIKEAAQIYEEVRYGVSRWQEIAKELDILKKTIETIEKNLKTLRV